One Mus caroli chromosome 6, CAROLI_EIJ_v1.1, whole genome shotgun sequence genomic window, TACACCTGTTGGAGCCAAtccaatcattcattcatttactaaCCATTCACTCACCCAGTAAGTAGAGTATATAATCAGTAAAATACCCTGTGACCCCTGACTCCCTGTCTTTCTAATTCTCTGACCCTGGAGAACCCCGTTTCTCTTGAGCTTCCTAGTTCTCCACTGAGCGCCATACAAAGGTCACTACACCTCCCATAAAGCCGGCTCCCAGAGCCTGAATCCACTGCAGCTAAAAAGCACAGTGGCCTACAATAGATCCATGCAGAATCTGGGAGTAGCCAGGGGTGCGAAAATGGAAGCCCAGGTGTGTGAAAAGGATCTGATTTGGGGCTCCTTGAGACCACCAGGACTTTCTGCTCAAGATGGGCAGTGAGTGTATAGACATCTAGTACAGAGTCCACCTGAAGTCCCAGGCAGAGAAGTGTGGGCGTGACCTGAGAGTGTAGATAATGGTATAGAGTTCCTGGCCTTGGAAATGGGGCAGGAAAAGCAGAACTCCCGTAGGAGAGAGATGCAGCTGATAGAGCATTTTGTTTCTCTGCAAATGCTGTgggttttttcttgttgtttgtttttataacagtCAAATCCCAATTCCCTTGCAGGTCAGCACAGACACCCCCAGCTTCAGGAAGCCAGATCTGAAAGGCCGGAGTGCACTGTTGGCTGATATCCAGCAAGGAACACGCCTGCGGAAAGTCACCCAGATCAATGACCGCAGTGCCCCACAGATCGAGGGTGAGTGAGCAGCTGCACGGAGCCCAGGACGGGGCTGCATAGAGCATGGTCAGACTCAACACTGGCTGGTCTGCATTTGTGACCCATGCACTCTCAAACCACCTCGGACCTGCTTCAGGGACAGGCCACCAGGCAAGAGATTCAGACACTCCTTTCTGAAAGGCCACTGGTAGTAGAGCCTGCATTATCtttcattacttttaaataacaaaacaacaaaacccccctCATAATaagtatcatttttaaattatgataaaatacacataataaatttCACCATTGAGTGTCATCAGGTACATGCACAATGCTATTGCAATGTGAATGCAATATGAAAATtgtgcaaatgaaaaaaaaaaacccttttatgTTTGGTCAAGATTGCAAAACGTTAACATGTTATATCCAGAAACATTTTGTAATGTTTGTAAGGTATTATTATGATTTCACATATTTCAAAATGATGGCAATTCTCAAAAATAGTCCTATAGCTAGTATTGTACCTCAACTTAGCTAGTATTGTACCTCAACTTAGCTAGTATTGTACCTCAACTACATGTTAGGGCACAAACACACAATTTTACagagttatttttattctttttaattatgtgtatgtgtgtgtgtgcacgtgtgtgcaagcatgtgtgtatgtgcatgtgagtacatgtgtctgcagaggccagagcaccAACAGATCCTCTGAGACTGGTGTTGCAGCAGGTTATAAGCTGCCAATGTATGTGAGCTGCTCACGGAGAACTGagttcaggtcctctggaagagcagtgtatgctcttaacagctgagccatgtctccagtcccaagaacaaacacttttttttaaaatatttattttatttattatatataagtacactgtaagctgtcttcagacacaccagaagaggtcatcaggtctcattatagatgattgtgagccatgtggctgctgggatttgaactcaggacctctggaagagcaatcagtgctcttaactgctgagccatctctccagccccaatgggCACATTTTAAATGAAACCTTTCCAACACTGATTATAATAAGGCTCCATTTCTGATTAGACTCATTGTCTAATTGGTTAAGCTCAGTTAGCAGACTGATGCCTATTATTGTCCCACCTACTGCCAGGAGTACTGCATATAATATTTTGAGTAATCTGACTGCTCATCCAACAGTGGACACCCTAACTGCATGTGTTAGCCTTAGCTTGTGtcttagtgacttttctattgctattataaaacaccatgaccaagacaagttatagaaggaaaggtttacttgggttcacagttccagagggacgAGAGGCTGTGCTGGCAGAGTAGAGACATTGCGGATGGAGCTGGATGCTGCGAGTTGAGATCTTTAGCCACaatgaagaagcagagagcaactGGAAATGGCCagagtctttaaactctcaaagcccacccccagtgatgtacttcctccaacaaagccattccCCTCCTAAACCTTTCCAAACAGtgccatcaactggggaccaagtgttcagatacCTGAGACCTCATTCAAACCTGGAATTCTTGTCTACATCGATGTCTTCAGAGTGTCTATGGTTGGTGACCACCATATATGGAAGGCAGGGTCACTGATGACACATGCCAGGACATTCTGacccacaaataaaaaaatatgaagttaAAATGTCGGAGTGGGTTAAGCTTGAATTTTTGTGGGGGGAAAGGGGTACGTCTAGACTTTTCAATGTCAGTTGAGTTTTCTAATTTGAGCCACAGATGCTCAGCACCTTGATAGGACTAGACTGGGTAGCAGACAGGCTTAGGTATGAGAACACATGCAGTGAAAATGGTGGCATTGGGCTAGAGTGGGAAAGGCCTGCTGGCTCTTCCtactcatcttcctgcctcttctatCCAGGTTCAAAAGGAACCAGCAAAGAGGGAGGAGCTGCTGGCAGCAATACCAGGGGAGGAAACACACCCCCTGCCCTGGGAGATCTCTTTGCTGGTGGCTTTCCTGTGTTGAGACCGGCAGGCCAGAGAGATGTGTCAGGTAAGGAAGTGTCGAACCCGGTGGCCTGGTGGTCTTTCTTCATGTGGGATACGTGATTCATAAGAAGTTACATAGCGCCGGGCggtggcggcgcacacctttaatcccagcacttgggaggcagagacaggcagatttctgagttcgaggccagcctggtctacagagtgagttccaggacagccaggactatacggagaaacactgtctcaaaaaaaaaaaaaaaacaagcaaacaaaacaaacaaaaagaagttacATAGCAAGAAGATGTGCATTCGAGAACTTTAATCCTGGAAGCTCCCAGATCCCAGATTTGTTCTCtgggcatctttttaaaaatcatctatttAAATTGCATCATCAGAATTGGAGAATGACTTGTTTAGCAAAGGTGTCATGTTAGACAGAGTGCCATTCATGACAGACATGACAGTGCTGTGGATCCACCAGCGTGTGCTGAGTTATGATGGATCTCCATCGCCGTATCAGTTAGACACTGCTGTCTAGCCAAAATGTAGGGGCTTTAAACAACTGCTTATTTAGACTGTAATTCTGTCTATTAACAATCTAGGGTGGGTCTTACCTAGGCTCCTTAGCATCTGCCAACAGCTGAGAATTGGAGAGGTGGCTTACTTCCCCTGTCTCCAGGGCCCTTGCTAGAACAACTGGACTGATGGTCCTCAGAGCCACATGATCTGCAAGTCTGTAGGATTTGTCACCATGTTGGGTatcaaaagagagaagaaagatgtgCGTTGTCTCTAGAGACTGTCCTGGAAGTTTGTCAGGAGCTAACTTAGAAGTCTACCAAGTGTTaacttcctgctccttcctctagGTTACTCACAGCAAGGGACAAGCCCAGCGGGGACAGGGAGTGAATTTCACCTCTTGACAGCACATGCAAAAATGACACAGGAGGGCCTGATTTGGTCACTAAGACCATTAGCAGGCCATAGCGTTAATTTATGCTTCAGTGAGCGTtcagtatgtttttttaaatCGTTGTATTAAAAATTAGCCAAATACACTGCTACTGTAAGCGGTAGAAAGGGCTGTCTTGTTTTGCCTTGGAGAAGGGCAGATGCCCCTTAGAGCTGCCTTGTGGCTGCTGCAGGTGTGTGCAGCCTCACAATGGGCCTGCACAGTCTACTACTCCGCAGCAGGGACATCAGGCTTGTGGAGTCCTGTGTACCGCCCAGTCACCTGGACTTTTTCCTTCCCACATTGCAGGTCTAACCTAGAATGTATTTCACTTCCAGGTGGCAAGTCCGGGCAGGGCCCTGGCTCCCGAGCACCTTCTCCCCGGCTCCCTATCAAAGCCATCGGCGGCCCCCTTCCCGCTCCTGCATCTCCCAGGCTAGGCAATGCCTCAGAGACGCACAGCTCTGCCAGGCCTGTCCCTCCTCGCCCTAGTGTGCCTGCCCCACCacctcccactccacccccacccccgcctccgcctccgcccctccccccatcctccccCATCAAAGCTCAGTTGGTGTCCCCGCCTGTCCCTCCAACCAAGGTGAATCCATCTGTGGTGCCACCTCCTCTACCCTGCGCACCTCCTCTTCCGCCCCCGACTCCGCCCCCGCTGCCCCCAGCCTCGGCGCTGAGCGACAAGGCAGTGAGGCCCCAACTAGCCCCACTGCACCTGCCACCCATCCCACCCCcgctccctctcctcccaccctgtggGTACCCAGGGCTCCACTCAGAGCCCAACAGCCCTGCACAGGAGGTGCGAGAACCTCCAGCTCCTCCAccgccaccacctccacctccgcCACCACCGCTCCCCGCCTATGCCTCTGGCACCTCGAGGACCGCTGTGGCCCCGCCCCCTTTGCCAGGCGGAAACACCAGCGGCAGCGAGACTCCTCCCCCGTTGCCCCCCAAGTCCCCCAGCTTCCAGACGCAGAAGGCCTTGCCCACACCTCCAGGTGCTCCCGGCCCTCAGGCTATCCTGCAGAAGAAGCGGCGAGGCCCAGGTAAAGCAGTTTGCAAGGCTCCTCTGAGCCACGTGCACGCGGTGGCAAGGTTCAAACCCAGTCTCCGGCAGAACACTAAAACCTGGCCCGTTTTTTTGGGACCTTACTATTTGTTTCGGGATGGAAGCCACTGTTGAGGGAGGCTGGGAGCCCTATCTTAGATTCCACAGACGGTACCAGACATTCTGACCTTGATCCTCTTGCTATTGATTAGCTGCGTGTCATGGGGTAAACACTTagcctctctgtgctttcttttctatcaaataGGGTGGCAGGCAGACGTGTCTCTCTCACAGTATGAAGGATGCTTGACACTGGTCTGGTTCTggagagagctggctctggaCCTCCTCTCTGGGTCAGGTACAGCCAGTTTCCAGAGCTAGGTGTCTGGTTTAGTTACCTGGGTGACACCTGTCTGGCTTCCAGCTGCAGCAACAGCCGGGCCCACTAGAACACAGTCTGCATTCTTCAGATTCTCCAGCCAACTGAAGAAAACAGACTTGTGTATTGAGCCAAAGTAAGAATACTTCCTTCCCAGAGAGGACTGTGAGTGAAGCACACACTGTAGAGGAAAGAGCATGCAAGGGCTACATGTAGCAGAGACCAGTGCAGCCATACtgctgtgcatgtatgcatacatgcagaaaCACTCAGGACATGCCCAGGCTGATGAACACACATTTCTTCACACAAGTACACTGATATACATGTCACTCATACATACCAATCCATCTCCCACACACGTGCTActtataccacatacacatacatgcacacatatacaggtCCAtccatcatatacacacacaatacaccacatacatatacatgaacacattcCACATAGcaaatatatatgtgcaccacacacaatacacGATACAACACATGAACTgttagacacatatacatatatcacatgcacatgcataccacacatgtCTGCACactacatacaaacaaatatacagGCACGTGTACAGTTTCTTGGGATCTGTAGGCACCTGAATTCAAATGCGAGGTTCCTCATCCACCCCAGTGTAAGGGAGGCTGCTTAAGCGGCTATTTTCAAAATAATGCCACCTTTCACGTGGCATTGCTAATGATGGCCACCTTTCACATGGCATTGCTAATGAGGGCCACCTTCCATGTGGCATTGCTAATGAGGGCCACCTTTCATGTGGCATTGCTACTGAGGGCCACCTTTCACTGGCACTGCTACTGAGGGCCACCTTCCATGTGGCATTGCTACGGAGGGCCACCTTTCACATGGCATTGCTAATGAGGGCCACCTTTCACATGGCATTGCTAATGAGGGCCACCTTTCACGTGGCATTGCTAATGAGGGCCACCTTTCATGTGGCATTGCTAATGAGGGCCACCTTTCATGTGGCATTGCTACTGAGGGCCACCTTTCACGTGGCATTGCTAATGAGGGCTTGCATGTAGCTTGTAGTGCATGACTTACTTCCTAGTCCCTCGTGGAGTCCCATCCAGTGGAGAATCAGAGCCTTATTCCCTCACCTCCTGTAGCAGGCTTATCAGGGGCCAACATGGTACCTAGGGAAgggaaagcagaaagggagaggaaggaggctggGAGGGACAAAGGAGGCTGGGACTGGAAAGGAGGCTGGTGGAGGAGGGGATGACATAGGGGTTGAGAAAGGAGACTAGGAGCAGGAAGGAGGCTGGGATTGAAGAAAAACCCTGGGGttgaggaaggaggcagagattgAGGAAGGAGGCTAGGGTTGAGGAAGGAGCCCTGAGGGTCGGACAGAGGCTGGATAGTACAGACCCCGCTCTTCGTTCCAGTCCCCAAGCCCCTAACAGCAGGCGCTTCTCtggcctttctctttctgtcttttgataTCTACAAAATGAGGGTACTCTTGCTTCAGCCCAACATGTGAGTGAAAGAAGAGGGTGTTTGTGATCCACTGACAGGAACTGCTGAGGCAGTGTTATCCTGAGGAGCAGTAAGCCATGGCAGGGTCACCAAGGGAAAGGGCAGCAGGAGAACACCCATACTGAGGTGCCAGGGTGTGAGTTAGAGACACCACAGCAGGCAGCAAGCAAAGCACTGTAGAGGAAAGAGGGAACCAGGGAGACTCTCACCTCTGCCAACCAAGCAGGGAAAGGTGTGAGGAAGGAGGTTGGTGTGAGATGGACCCTGGCAGGCAAGAAGGTTATACCCAGGCTGGATGGAGAAGCACGGTTTAGAGCATGGGGAGAACTAGTGTGCGCAGAGTGCAGGACAGGAATACCCTCTGAAAGTCCTCCTTCTGACCTCACTGGGCACTTGCCCATAGGTCTTCCTTTCAGTTCTATTCCTCTGCAGTAGGACTGTGCCATTTGACCATGAGGCTTAGTGCATCACTGATAGTATAGTGGCAGCTAAGGCTGGCATATTTCCTGTATCGTGCACTTTAACTTATTCAGTCTTTTCAACCACTCCAGAAAATGCTTGCTGCTATTATGCCCAGTGTATAGATGAACAAACTGAGGTACAAAGAGATATGTAATTTGTGCCAGATAAGGAAGCTATAACTCCGTCAGAAACAAGTTGGCTCCAGTTGTCCTCTTATTTATCCCACATCGACACAGGGGCTAACCACCTAACCTCTCACATAAAAAGTTAAATCTACTGTCCCACTTCTGTATCTCAATAGCTGCCTTCTTCTCTGTTAAGGAACCAGTGGGGGAAAGCTAAAcccacctccagccccacctgCAAGATCGCCCACCACAGAGCTTTCCAGCAAAAGCCAGCAGCCTGGAGGCCAGCTGCGGAATGGAGGCCAGCACATGATTGGTAAGGACCCCACTTGCAGTGCAGGCTTCCTGCCCCCCAAAGACAGGACAAGAGTTCCCTGCCCACGCAAGCGGGGCAGAGTGTTGGGCACCTGTCCCTGCGGTATATGTCTCTCAGTGAGCAGTGAAGAGAGAAACGCAGAACAGCCTTCAGGATGTATGAAATGGGGCTTTTTCCCTCCGGGTCGTCAGGATGGGTCTAGGACCCACTCTAGCTGTGTGACtcagacagaggaagggaagacatCTGGCACTAAAACCGTGCATGCACATTTATGCGCATCACCATGGAGGGTAAATCTATAAGCCTACAGGACCACAGTGGcttggagaaagggaaggatgtGTTGACTTCTTGACAGACAGGaggaagactgaaaaaaaaaaagacactggaaGAAAGACACTTAGGGTCCTCAGACCCTCCACATCCCTTCTGTGTGCTCAACTACTGTCAGATCAGAAAGGGGACTGTCAGTCAAGAAGGGGGCAGGGCCACTTCCCTCCTCACCAGAGCCCCAGGGCAGAACCCATTTGCTTTGGGAAGCCCAGGGTTCACACTGGGCACAGCCAAGCTgtcctgtctcctccccctcAAAACCCTCCTTTAGGAATTCAGTAGGTACTCTTATTGAACACTAGCTAGTACCAGGTTCTTTGTTGGTTCCTCTCCCTGCCTGGAGCCCTTTTCTGTTCCTTCAGTGGCTCCCTTAGGTGGGCGGAGGATCTCGGGCATGGTGGTGGGGAATTACCGCCCTTGCCTCTGCTGCATCCCCTTGTCCAGCCAGGAACACTTGAAAAGCAGGTGGACTCTTGGAGAAATAACTGCCATCCAAACCCTTGCAGGCAAGCAGCCAGCAGGGTGTCCTGCCAGAGTGACCTGTGTCCCTCTGAAAACAGTCACACGTGGGTCACACAGGAGTAATCTAAGTAAACTCCAATTCCCGTATTTCTCACACGTACAGATGACTTCGAGTCTAAATTCACGTTCCACTCCATGGAAGACTTTCCCCCTCCAGATGAATACAAACCATGTCAGAAGATTTACCCCAGCAAGGTCCCCAGAAGTAAGTACTTGCTTTACCAAGACCCTCCACGATACAGGGCGCCTGCAGATAGCACCGTGCCTTTACTGTCCGCTAGCAAGGATGCTGAGTGTGCACAGTCCCACAAGCTTAAGGAGATGTATTTGTCCTGATGCCTAATGCTTCACTGAAAGATGTCTATAGAATGCCAGAGTTCACTGGCATCCCCTGGGACATGCTGAAATGAGCCAGGCATCCTTCCCTCCCCAGAGCCTTTTGGCTGGGAGACACCCAGGAAACCGAGAAATGGGACATGGGCTTTTTGCATTCACCGCTGGAGAAGAATTTCATTAGATTCTGGCAAACTACAAAATGGAAAATGACCAGAGGCCAATGGTTCTCACCCTTGCTTATACACGACAATGATCCAGCAGCCTTTTAAACTCCTGCATATAGTCATAGAGTGAGAGCCAAGTAGAGTTTCCAAAAGCTGCCCACCATCTGATGCTCAGCTAAAGTAGAACCACATAGCCCAGGGGCTCTTCCTCCTAATTTCATTGTACAGGCAGGTTCCAAAAGGCACCTTCACTTACTTTGTCCAGTccagagaggaggaggctggatGGATGCTACTCAGGGCCAAAACGACAGGAAGGCCAAAGAAAacagagttggagagatgactgcACAGGGATCCTGCAGCTACTTATCAGTCCTGTGCAGAACTAGGTCATTCAGTATGGCCGAAGGCAGGAGACGG contains:
- the Wipf3 gene encoding WAS/WASL-interacting protein family member 3 isoform X2; the protein is MPVPPPPPPPPPPPPPPPLGAPPPPPLGAPPPPPPPGPPVSTDTPSFRKPDLKGRSALLADIQQGTRLRKVTQINDRSAPQIEGSKGTSKEGGAAGSNTRGGNTPPALGDLFAGGFPVLRPAGQRDVSGGKSGQGPGSRAPSPRLPIKAIGGPLPAPASPRLGNASETHSSARPVPPRPSVPAPPPPTPPPPPPPPPPLPPSSPIKAQLVSPPVPPTKVNPSVVPPPLPCAPPLPPPTPPPLPPASALSDKAVRPQLAPLHLPPIPPPLPLLPPCGYPGLHSEPNSPAQEVREPPAPPPPPPPPPPPPLPAYASGTSRTAVAPPPLPGGNTSGSETPPPLPPKSPSFQTQKALPTPPGAPGPQAILQKKRRGPGTSGGKLNPPPAPPARSPTTELSSKSQQPGGQLRNGGQHMIGRTPGSWLQAEATGQSSDDIKSRNSQLSLKALR
- the Wipf3 gene encoding WAS/WASL-interacting protein family member 3 isoform X1, which gives rise to MPVPPPPPPPPPPPPPPPLGAPPPPPLGAPPPPPPPGPPVSTDTPSFRKPDLKGRSALLADIQQGTRLRKVTQINDRSAPQIEGSKGTSKEGGAAGSNTRGGNTPPALGDLFAGGFPVLRPAGQRDVSGGKSGQGPGSRAPSPRLPIKAIGGPLPAPASPRLGNASETHSSARPVPPRPSVPAPPPPTPPPPPPPPPPLPPSSPIKAQLVSPPVPPTKVNPSVVPPPLPCAPPLPPPTPPPLPPASALSDKAVRPQLAPLHLPPIPPPLPLLPPCGYPGLHSEPNSPAQEVREPPAPPPPPPPPPPPPLPAYASGTSRTAVAPPPLPGGNTSGSETPPPLPPKSPSFQTQKALPTPPGAPGPQAILQKKRRGPGTSGGKLNPPPAPPARSPTTELSSKSQQPGGQLRNGGQHMIDDFESKFTFHSMEDFPPPDEYKPCQKIYPSKVPRSRTPGSWLQAEATGQSSDDIKSRNSQLSLKALR